The Stigmatella erecta DNA window GCCAGCCAGCGCAGCCCCTGCATCAGCAGGCTGTCCCCGAAGAGCACCTGCCAGACGGCCTCCGCGTCCGCCTCGGGCGGGGCGGGCGTGTGGGTGAGCTGCAGCATCACCCAGCCAAACAGCCGCTGCGCCAGCACCCACAGGGAGCCGTCCCCCAGCAGCCCCGCTTCCAGCGGGGGCGCATCCACGATGGGCGAGTGCGCCAGGCCCCAGAGCAGCACGGGCACCGCCACCGCCAGCCCCGCGAGCGGCCCCGCGGCCCCAATGTCCACCAGGGCGTTGCGGTGCGGAATGCGCCCGCGAATCACGATGACGGCCCCCAGCGTGCCCACCAGGCTCAGCAGGGGCAGGGGGATGAAGTAGGGCAGCGACGTGTCCACGCCGTGGCGGCGCGCCAGCACGTAGTGGCCCATCTCGTGGGCCCCCAGGATGGCCAGCAGCGCCAGGGCGAAGGACAGCGAGCCGCCCACCCACCCGGGCAGGCCCAGCTCCTCGCCCTGGCCTCCCAGAAAAAAAGCAAATGAGACAAACGCCGAGGCCAGCGTCACCACCAGCAGCAGGAGGTGAAACCAGGGCCGGGCGGTGGGGCGGACGAAAGCAGTCTCCATGGGGGGCGCCAGCGGTGGCTACCAAGGGGCCTGCGGCTTTGCAATGCGCCCCCCCGGTCCGTGGAGACCCGTCCACCCTGCTCCGCAGTGCCCTTGACACACACCAAGCTTCTGCTACGAACGCCGCGCGCTTGGGGGTACCACTCAAGCGGGGAATCGCTGGTTTGCCTCCCCGTCATCCGCTCAAGCCATCCATTCGGGAGGGAACACAATGAAGAAGGCCATTCTGTCCGCCGTCGCAGCCAGCAGCCTCGTAGCGTGCACCAGCGTGGAGAGCGCCGTGGTTTCGGGCACCGAGTTCTCCGCCACCGGCGGTGAGGCCATCGCGGTGGTCCAGGCCAAGGCCCTGGGCCTGACGGCCATCTTCCACATCGTCGACCTGGTCCAGAGCGACCTCGACACCGTGGTGAACAAGCTCCTGGTGGCCGAGGCCAAGGCCATGGGCGCCTCCAAGGTCGACCTGAAGAGCGCGGGCACCACGCCCCGCCACGGCATCTTCGCCCTG harbors:
- a CDS encoding site-2 protease family protein, producing METAFVRPTARPWFHLLLLVVTLASAFVSFAFFLGGQGEELGLPGWVGGSLSFALALLAILGAHEMGHYVLARRHGVDTSLPYFIPLPLLSLVGTLGAVIVIRGRIPHRNALVDIGAAGPLAGLAVAVPVLLWGLAHSPIVDAPPLEAGLLGDGSLWVLAQRLFGWVMLQLTHTPAPPEADAEAVWQVLFGDSLLMQGLRWLAVGPLPPGKQLYEHPVVVAGWFGLLVTMLNLMPVGQLDGGHLSFALWGRRAQWLGRAVALGLLLLTLFASASWGVWLLVTVKLVGFGHPEVIEPGLPLSRGRQWLCALCFLALAGCAMPIPLRQVLS